A section of the Humulus lupulus chromosome 2, drHumLupu1.1, whole genome shotgun sequence genome encodes:
- the LOC133818520 gene encoding uncharacterized protein LOC133818520, with protein sequence MATLQKFKLLATQCAVAGSPTRSPSASPVIHLRRRKTLRMLLNRPERRLPRREMSSDVTEIDGEDGEDPPPMKSKEVRARRKLKDLFVSSPPPLEDRVCNKRGGDGEEEQRGLLPGTTASVESGFGVSLVARRRGFGSLRPVTAGFRYRLLRRAWRPVLVTIPE encoded by the coding sequence ATGGCTACCTTACAAAAATTCAAGCTCCTCGCCACTCAATGCGCCGTCGCAGGAAGTCCGACAAGGAGCCCATCGGCGAGCCCTGTCATCCATCTACGCCGGCGAAAGACACTCCGAATGCTCCTCAACCGTCCTGAGAGGAGGCTCCCGCGGCGGGAAATGTCATCGGACGTTACGGAAATAGATGGAGAAGACGGCGAAGATCCGCCACCGATGAAGAGCAAGGAAGTTAGGGCTCGACGGAAGTTAAAGGATCTGTTCGTATCGTCTCCGCCGCCTCTAGAGGATAGGGTTTGCAATAAGAGAGGAGGCGATGGAGAAGAAGAACAACGCGGATTGTTACCCGGAACTACGGCAAGTGTAGAAAGTGGCTTCGGCGTCAGCTTGGTGGCTCGGCGCCGCGGATTCGGGTCGCTACGGCCGGTTACAGCGGGGTTTCGTTATAGATTGCTCAGAAGAGCTTGGCGGCCCGTGCTCGTTACTATCCCagagtga